The following proteins are co-located in the Poecile atricapillus isolate bPoeAtr1 chromosome 2, bPoeAtr1.hap1, whole genome shotgun sequence genome:
- the PRR15 gene encoding proline-rich protein 15 → MADSAAATAAPRAGVKGSAGPWWKSLTSKKKHKEAAVAPPHPVASETPADTPSPDGREEQPPPFGSGDAAGTGVGNRRSLRVSHSGRFKERRKVRTSLLADSPEVFDGGGAPGHAAQGAE, encoded by the coding sequence ATGGCGGACAGCGCCGCGGCCACCGCCGCTCCTCGGGCCGGCGTCAAGGGCTCGGCGGGGCCCTGGTGGAAATCGCTGACCAGCAAGAAGAAGCACAAGGAAGCGGCGGTAGCCCCGCCGCACCCCGTCGCCAGCGAGACCCCCGCCGACACCCCCAGCCCCGACGGCCGGGAGGAGCAGCCCCCTCCCTTCGGCAGCGGCGACGCCGCGGGAACCGGAGTCGGCAACCGGCGGAGCCTCCGAGTGTCCCACTCGGGCCGCTTCAAGGAGCGGCGGAAGGTGCGCACCTCGCTGCTGGCCGACAGCCCCGAGGTCTTCGACGGCGGCGGCGCCCCAGGCCACGCCGCCCAAGGGGCCGAGTAG